AATGAAAGCTTTACTTTGAGGGATAAAGTAGAATCAAGTTTTCCTCAAGGAGATTGACATGCCTACAATTCTAAAGAGTGGTGAAAACGCTCCAGCTTTTACCCTTCCTGTGACACCAGATCAAACAATTTCTCTTCGAGAACAAGAGGCAATCCAGTTATTCTAGCCTTCTATCCAGCGGACTGGAGCCCTGTTTGTAGCGATCAAATGGCATTGTATAATGGGATTTTACCTGAATTTCATAAATATAAAGCTCAATTGCTCGGAATCTCCGTGGACGGCTTATTGGTGCCATACCGCCTTTGCAGAAAACAGGTATCTTTATTTTCCTCTTTATAGCAGATTTTGAACCTAAGGGCGCTGTGGCTAAAAAGTATGGTGTTTATCAAGAAAGAGAAGGAGTTTGCCAATGAGCCTTATTTGTTTTAGATAAAAATGGCGTGATTTCTTGGAGTTATCTCTCCCCGATTGGTGGAAATCCTGTAGCCGACGGAATTTTGAAAGCTCTAGAAAATTTATCAAAAAAATAGGGGAGATAAATGGCTATACTCAAAGTTCCTGTCATTGCTGAAGATCATGTTCAAGGGTCTCCGAACGCTACCGTGACACTTATTGAGTATGGCGATTACGAATGTCCTTTTTGTGGGCTTGCTTTCCTCATGATTAAACAATTACAAAAACACTTTGGAGAACAGTTAAGATTTGTTTTCCGCAATTTTCCTCTTACTGACATCCATCCCTATGCAGCAATCTCTGCTGAAATTGCCAAGTTCGCGGCAGAGCATAATAAATTTTGGGAAATGCATGATCTCCTTTATGGAAATCAGAAATCGTTTACAGGGCCCTTTTTGGTTGAGCTAGCCAAACGGCTTGAGCTCTCCGAAGTTGAATTGGAGAAAGCTATGAAAACACATCTTTATCAGCCGAAAATTAAAAGCGCTTTTCTCGGAGGAGTTAGAAGCGGGGTAAATTGAACCCCAACCTTTTACATCAGCGAAAAACGCTATGATGGCCCTCACGAATTTGAAGATTTGAGACAAGCCATTGATTATAAATTAGCAAAGTAAATACTAAATCACAGCACTTACTGATGGAGAATATAGCTCGCGTTCAGGCCTCCACCCATTTCTCCTGCTATTTTAGCTTGCTTGTTTAATAGAAAAAATTTCTGAAAGAATGGCGAGTATCTTAATTTTGATGATGGCTCTGAAAGTGAATGCTCTTTTCCTCGAAATTTTTGGAAATAACTCTTTAAAAATATTCTCCTCACAATTGTTGTCACTACTCAAGCCCTCTTGTAAACCCGGCAAGTTCATTTAGCTTTTTATAAAATTCTTTGCAGGCTATAAGTTGCGGGGATCGAAGCGCTTATGCGCTATATGAAAGTAGCTTTAACAGACTTAATGCATCGTTTTTATAGTGCGAAACAAAGGGACATTCAAAGGAAGTTTGGCAAGCACTTTGTTTTGGATCAGATCTCCTTGCCTGTTCTCGATTTGCTAGTGGAACAAGCAATACAATTCGATTAAAAAGTAATATCCTTAGTTTCCAAAAAGCCTAAATAGCAGTGTTCTCGAAAGCTTTTTCTGTATTTTATATTTCCGATCCATTCCTTTTTATACTATTAACTAACTCTAAGTAATTTCATTTTGTAAAAAAAAAATTTCATGTTAAATTTGTGGGGAAAAAAGTTAGTCAACTCTTGTAAAAGACATCCATAAGAATAGAACACAATACAAAGATTAAATCGGGGAAGAAATGACAGTAGCTAACATCTACCATAGAAACAGCCAAATAGCACAGATAATTGGTGATAATCTCTTTCAGGGATTAAAATGGAGCAGTAAAAATTCCACTTTAGAAGCAATCTCCAACTTAGGTATCGGGATTCTTTCCTTACTGCAGGGCTTTGATAAGGAAAATGCAAAGCTGCTGTTTTCTGCTGCAGTACTAATATTTACAAGTGCACAGCAAATTGACAAAAATAAGAACGCTCAACAAATGATCGCTCTATTCGTCAATGCAGCCCTTTGGGGATATTTTTATCATCATTGTTTAGTAGAAAAAGGCGTTATTCCTTCTAATATTGCGGCGATGCATGCTCTTAATATAGGTGCAATCGGTATGAGTTTTTTAGCTAGAATTAATAATATGTAGAGAAGTTTTAAGTTTAGAGCTAAAAAGCAGGAAGATTTTTTTTAGGCAGGCTCTTTTTGCACAAATTTGAAAAAACGTCACTTGGCCTAAACATTAAAAGAATGGAGGGGAAACATGCCCATGAATGAATAGCTGGGGGGCTAACGCTGTTTGGGGCTGGAAATGGGGTAGAGTTCTGAATTTCCCTATGGCTCTATGATGCGCTCAGCAGCAGCCAGCGAATTGCTTTTTCCTGAAACTAGTCACTATTTTCTCTTATTTTGTTTAATTTCTGTTGAAGTTAGGAGTTTGGCTAATGGAAAAAGAAATAATAAAGAGCCATCCTGCGCTCAATTAACAACGAAACTTATCTTAGAAATTATTTTTCAATGCAGCCGCACGCAATTTTGAGATAAGAAGATCTTTCTCCAACTTACAGCTTCTTTAAAATAAGAGTGCCCTTTTTATCTATTTGTTATGATCGTCTCTGATATTTCCAGCTATCTGTAAATAAGCTTTCGTTGGAAAAGTAGGCTTAAAAGCATGTGCGGAACATAGATAATTGAAAAAGGCCTTGTTGCACAATAGCCCTCACAGCATAGAATATATGGTTGCCAACTAAGGCACAGGTTTACCCTAACCCTATGCAGCCTTTAGGCCGCTTCAAACACCCAGTCAAACCTTGGCATTCCAAGTTTATTCATCTTGTTAATTACCATACACTTGCAAATAGCTTCTGTCTTCTGAGATC
This genomic interval from Chlamydiales bacterium STE3 contains the following:
- a CDS encoding putative Membrane protein (Product derived from UniProtKB/Trembl:G8ASB6), with the translated sequence MAILKVPVIAEDHVQGSPNATVTLIEYGDYECPFCGLAFLMIKQLQKHFGEQLRFVFRNFPLTDIHPYAAISAEIAKFAAEHNKFWEMHDLLYGNQKSFTGPFLVELAKRLELSEVELEKAMKTHLYQPKIKSAFLGGVRSGVN